GAGAACCACGAAAACGAGGGCGACGAGATAGAACTTGACCGAGATTCGCTTGTGCGCGCGATCGATGAGTGGTACGCCGGACTCGTAGACCTCTGTCTTGGCGGCCGAGCGCTGGCGGGTACGCTGTCCGAGCAGTGCCGCTGCTCCCAGCAACACTGCTGCGAATCCCCCGGCAACCGCGAGGGTGATCAGGACGGGCATGAATTGATCGGCCATCAGCTTCCTTTGCCTCGACGAGGTCCACCGCGGATCGTAGCCGTGCACCAGGAGCAGGTCAAATGTCGAGGGGAGTGGCTGCAGACTCCAAACATCGGTTTCCCCATTTGAGTCTCGAAAGCGCAAACAGGGCCGGCCAATAAGACATAGAAAACACCGGTGAATGGAAAACCACGAAAACCGAAATGCGTAGTAACCTCTGGCGGTTGCACCGCGTGAACGCGGTTTCTGGAGGAAATACATGGGGAGGAAGGTCCATCGGCTCATCTGCTGCGTCCTGGTTATGGCGGCGGTAGTGGCCGGAGTTGCCGCGCAAGACGCCGGCGAACCAATGGCGACCTTCTTCGCGCCGCTGGAAGTCCCTTTGGTCAGTGTCGACGTCTACGTATCCGACCGTGACGGTCGCCCCGTACCTGGCTTGACTATCGAGGATTTCGAGCTCGTCGAGGACGGCGACTCGGTGATGATCTCGCACTTTTATGCCGCTCCAGGGGTCGCTTCGCCCGACCAGGATTCCGGCGAAGTCGTCGATTCCGGTCTCACGCCATCGCCCTCGCAGGATCTCTACCTGGTGATCTTTTTCGATGACACCAACCTCGGGCGGGGACGCCGCCAAGCTGCGGTCGAGCATCTCCGCACATTTCTCGCCGGCGACCTGCCGCAGGATCTCAAGGTCATGCTGGTCCGCTATGACGGTCGAATCCATGTCGATCGAGGATTCACCGAGGAAACCGACGAAGTGATCACCGCGCTCGAAGCGATCAAGGATGCGGCCTCCCTCTCCCGTGAGATCGACGAGAAGATGCTGATTCGGGAGATTGAGACCTCGGTGACGGGAGCCTCGGTGGCGGGCAGAACGTCGCCCCACGACCTGGAGAGAGCCGGACGATCGAGTTATCAGGCCATAAATTCGTATGTCGATCAGACGGTCCACAGATCCCGCACCAGCATCGAGAATCAGAAAAGGTTGATCAGATCGTTGTCCGGGTTGAACGGCCGCAAGGCCCTCCTGCTCGTCAGTGATGGCGTCGAGGCGCGGCCTGGCGAAGGTCTGTATCGGAGGTGGGCACAAATCTTCGGGGACATTTCAATTTTTCGGATCGATGCGCAGCGAGCCTTCCTGCAAGCCTCGCGCAATGACGTCAGCAACGAATTCGACGAGCTCGCTCAATTCGCCAACGGCCATCGGGTGAGCATATATACGCTCGCGGGCGTCGGGGCAGGCCTCGCGCGGTCGATGTCGGCCGAGACGAGGCTCATGGACGTCGATGGTGTGGGAGTGGATCAGGCGATGAGCGCCGAGGTCCTGATGTCCAATATGTCCGGTACCACCGGGGGGCGCGCGCTGGTGAATTCTCCGGCCCTCGCCGGGCAGCTCGCCGATGTGTCGGTTGAACTTAGCAGCTATTACTCGCTCGCGTTCGAACCGAATCATGCGAGCGACAACGCCTACCATCGGCTCGAGGTCAAGGTCAAACGGGATGGCGTCCGCGTCCGCAATCGCGAGGGCTATCTCGATATTCCCCAAACCGAGCGGCTGATCGACGCGACGCTCGCGGCTGCGGTGCATGGCGTCGCCGACAACCCCCTCGGGATCGCGGCATCGAGCGGCCAGGTGATGGTGCGCGAGGACGGCTCCTATCTGGTGCCGATCATCGTCACGGTGCCGATCGGCGGGCTCGTTTTGGTTCCGTCCGAGGAAGAGCACCGGGGTCAGATTTCCATTCTGTTCACGGTTCGTGACGACAGAGGCGACCTTTCACCACCGCAGCGGCGCGAATATCCGGTGCCGGTAGGGAATGATGATCTGGCTTCCGCGCTCAGTCAGACCGCGGGCTTCACGTTCCGACTCGCGGTACGGCCTGGAAGGCAACGGATCGCGGTTGGAGTGAGGGATGAGATTGCGCAAACCGAGTCCGTCACCATGATCGAGGTCGACGTCAAAGAAAGGGTGCACGCCGAAAGTTGAAGGTCGAACGTCCGACTGTGACGCCTCGGCGAGTGCTCGCACGTTGGTGCAGAGGGTCGGCAATTATCGCGTTCATCGGTTGCGCGAGCCTTGGTTTCGCATCTCAGGGCCAGGCTGAGGACTCCGAACCTTCTCGACCGGAGATCGTCGAGTCTATGAGAATCGGTGCGGTGGAGGCGCGCACAGGGGCGTTGCTGCTCTCCGGGCAGGCTGGTGGAGACGTCAAGGGTTCGCTGATCTGGTCGCTCGCAGATCGGGCACCAGACGGGAGAACGAACGTGCCGTATGTCGTCGAGGTCGACGGCCGTTCGCTGATGGCGGGGCGAACCCGTGGAGCGATTGCTGTCGGACTTTACGCATACGTCGTGGATGACGACGGCAGAGTTGTCGATCACTCCGAACGCGGAGTGATCCTCGATCCGGCAATCTACGAAGATCGAATCACTGCGTGCGGCTTGAAGTTCAGTGGGGCGTTCGCGTTGCCTGCGGGCCGTTATGCATTGAGGGTCATGGTCCGCAATCAGCGAAGCGAGCGGTTTTTCATGTCATGGAGCCTTGTGACGGTGCCGTCTGAAGACGATTCGTCGCCGCAGCTTCTCCCGCCGCTCTTCCCCGATGAGGGGTCGCAATGGTTGATGATCCGCCAAGGCGACACGGATGATGCCGTGATCTCCGGGAACTGCGGTGGCGTCTTCCCGTCCGCGCGCCCTGCGGTGGTCGAAGACCATCCTGCAGAGGTATGGCTCGGGGGGGGAGGCTGGGGCCGGGGTGCGCGGGTTTCGATCCGGATCCAGAACGACGTCGGACGAACCGTGTCCGAGCCAAATGTGAGTCTATCGGCATCAGGCTCGGGGGGGTTCGAATTCCACCGCGCCGTGCTCTCGCCAATTGACCTGCCGCCGGGCGAATACACCCTCATAGTCTCGTTGACTGATGATCAATCGAGCGAGGTTCTGCGGCGTGCGCTTCCGATCTTGGTGGTGCGCGAAGGGGAACCACCTGCGTGGCCAGCCAGCCTTCGAAACGAGAATGACCAGGTATTGACGCATTCTGAGTCGAGACCGGAGCCGGCGTCCAAGTTGCGCAAGAATGAGATACGGAGCGCCTATCGCCGCGCTTTGCGCACGTTGGCCAACGGAGATGCGGTATCCGGTCGACGGCAGGTTGCGGATCTCGAGCGCAGGGTCGCAAAGGCGCCGTCTCGGAAAGCGCTGAATGCCTTGGGGGAAGCGGAATACGCTGAGTCAAAGGCGCTTGCGGCGCGGGACCCTGCCTGTTTGATGCCGTTGGCACTTTTGCATCGGGAGCTGTACCGCAGCTATCTGGCTCGATCCGAGGGAGCCCTCGCAATGCACGCGCGGAAGATGACCATCACCAGCGCGCAGCAATTGGCACGCCTCGATCCTGGCAACAGTTTTTCCAGTGGCCTGATGGTGAATTTTGCGCGAGACCTCGCGCAGGCCGGCGCATCGTCGGCGGCACGTGCACTTCTCGAGCAAACCCTGTACTACAGTCCTGACTATCAACCGGCCTTGCTGTCGCTCGGATTCAGCTTCGAGAGGAGCGGCGAGTATTTCGACGCGGCCGTCAACTACCGTAGGTCGGTCGACATCGCAGCCGGCTCGGACGAGGGCAGACTTCGGCTCGCCATCAACCTGATCAGGACTGGCCGGGCGGTGGGAGGCGTGGAACATCTGAGGCGATTGATCCGGGGACCGGCCAGGCCCTGGATCCAGAAAATCGCGGCGCAGGAACTGGTTCGTTACCTGATCGAACGGGGCGAGATGGGTGAGGCCGAGAGGGTGGCTCGTCAGGCGCTCGTGCGGCTGCCGGAGGATCAGCGCATCCACATCCTGCTGGCGGCAATTCTCGAACAATCGAACCGCCACGGTCAGGCGATCGAGCAGGTGCGCGAACTTCCCCCGGCCAGTCGCGGTGTATCTCCGCGAGCGAGGTATGGCGAGTGGCCGGCCCTTGGAACTTCAGCATCTCAGGTGACCCTCAATTCGCTCGCCGGCGAAGCGCTGCCGGTGCTGCAATCCGCATTGGCCGATGGAGGAGGGGCGAGGTGATGATGCGTGGCCAAGTGCTACGTGCGGGCACCATCCTGCTCGTTGTCCTGTGCGCCACCGTCGGAGCATGGGCTGAGGATATCTGGGTGTCGATCGTCGAGCCGAGCGACGGTGACTTCGTTATCGGCGATGTCGAGTTCGTGGTGGAGGTCGTTGCTCGAGCCGAGATCTTCGAGGTTGAGTTTCAGCTCGATGGTCGGCCGATCGGGACCCTGACTCAGGAACCGTTTCGGATGAAGGTCGACCTTGGCGAGAAAAACACCGCCCATCGATTTTCGGTCGTGGCCAGGGATGTGGAGGGGAACGAGGCGACCCATCAGGTCTCCACGCAGCCGCTAGCTATTGCGGCCGATTATGAGGTCGAGCTGCAGCAGCTCTATGTTTCAGTGACTCGCGAAGGCGAGCGGGTGCTCGATCTCGGTCGTGAACATTTCTTCGTCTCAGACGAGGGTGACGCACAGGAACTGGTCACCTTCGCTCGCGGTGACATCCCATTCACGGCCGTTCTGCTGATTGACGCGAGTGCATCCATGTACGGCGAAAAGATCGAATCGGCGACCACCGGAGCAGCGTCTTTCGTCTACGGGATGAAAGAGCTGGATCAGGCGCAGGTGATCGTGTTCTCGGACCAGCTCCTGAGCATCACGCCGATCACCGATTCCAAGGCCGTTCTCACGGCCGGGCTCAGCGACACCGAGGCGCGCGGGGGGACAGCTCTTCTGGATCACCTCTTCGTCGCGTTGAAGCTCCTCGAACAGCGTCAGGGACGCCGGGTACTGATCCTCCTGTCGGATGGGATCGATACCCACAGTGTATTGCCGCTGGATCATTTTTCCGCGATTGCGCGGAGGAGCAACGCGCTCATCTACTGGATGCGGATCGTTCGGGAAAATGATCAATCGACGCCGGGGGGAGAAGTGCGCTTGAGCTCGGCGTGGAAAAACCCGGAGCAGTACCGGGCGCAGTACGACGCACTGACAGATGCGGTTGTCCAGAGCGGCGGACGGATCTTCGGCGTCACGTCGCCGACCGAGATCCGGCCAGTTTTCATGCGGATCCTCGACGAGCTTCGCGAACAATACGTGCTCGGCTATTACCCGAACGACACCCAGAACGACGGTCGCTGGCATCGGGTTCGGGTGCGCGTCGACGCCCGCGGAGTCGAGGTTCGTGCGCCGCGCGGCTACGTGGATCACTGAAGAAAAGCCGACAGCAATCAGCACCTCTCTGGGAGGGGCAAGCGGACAGCAGGAGCTTCATGAATAATCCGGGCTTAAAAGCTTCTGCTATCCTCCACGCCTGACGGAGAGCAGATGCAGCACGAGATCATCCTCATCCTCGATTTCGGTTCCCAGTACACACAGCTCATCGCTCGGCGCTTGCGCGAACTCGGCGTCAAGACTGTCGTCGAGCGCGGAGACCTGGGCGAAAAGGAGATCCGCGATTTCAGACCGGTGGCGATCGTTCTTTCCGGGGGGCCCGCCAGCGTATTCGAAGAGGGATCCTTGCAGGCAAACCCGGTTGTCTTCAACCTCGACGTTCCGGTCCTCGGCATCTGCTACGGCCTCCATTTGATGGCGCGCCACCTTGGCGGCGACGTTCGGTCTTCGGCGCAGCGCGAGTACGGCCTCGCGGAGCTCGATCTGGTCAAGGAGGGCCCGGTCTTCGCGGGGACACCGAGCCGGCAGCCAGTTTGGATGAGCCACGGCGACCTTGTGGAGCGCGTGCCCGAGGGTTTCGAGATCCTGGCCCGTACCACGACAACCAAGGTGGCCGCGATGTACGAGCGTTCGAGACGGTTCGTCGGTCTGCAGTTCCACCCGGAGGTGCGCCATACGCCGCATGGCACAACGATGCTGGAGAATTTTATCGCCCTTTCAGGCGCAGTACGTGACTGGAACCCTGCCGCCATCCGGCATGAGCTGGTTGCCGCCCTCGAAGAGGAAATTACTGAAGGAAAGGTGATATGCGGAGTGTCTGGCGGCGTCGACTCGTCTGTCACCGCGGTTCTCCTCCGCGAGGCAATCGGCGATCGCGTCGTCCCTATCTTCGTTGACACCGGACTGCTGCGAAAAAACGAGGGCGATGCGGTCGAACGGAGTTTCGCGGAATTCGGTCTCGAGCTCGATCGGGTGGACGCTTCCGATCAATTCTTCACGGCACTCTCCGGAGTTGAGGATCCTGAGGAGAAACGCAGGATCATCGGGCGCGAGTTTGTGGCGGTTTTCGAGGCAGAGGCGCGTCGATTCGCAGATGCAAGCTACCTTGCCCAAGGGACCCTTTACCCGGACGTCATCGAGTCTTCCGGCGTTCGCGGAACCGCGGCGGTCATCAAAACCCACCACAACGTCGGCGGATTGCCTGAACGCCTCGGACTGGATTTGGTGGAGCCGTTGCGAGACCTGTTCAAGGACGAAGTCCGCAGGGTAGGGGAGGAGCTCGGTCTTCCGCACGAATTCGTGTGGCGCCATCCGTTCCCCGGACCTGGCCTGGCGGTGAGAATCCTGGGTGCAGTTGATCCGGATCGTGTCCGGACCCTCCAGGAAGCCGACGCGATTGTCATCCAGGAAGTACGTGCCGCCCGACTCTACGACGAGATATCGCAGGCGTTGTGTGTCCTGCTTCCGGTCAGAAGTGTGGGCGTCATGGGGGACTCGCGAACCTATGAAAATGTCCTTGCCATCAGGGCTGTGACGACCACGGATTTCATGACCGCGGACTGGTACCGTTTCCCGCCCGACGTCCTCGATCGGATCGCCCGCCGCGTGGTCAACGAGGTGGCCGGAATCAACCGCGTGGTGTACGACGTCACCTCCAAGCCACCCGGCACCATTGAATGGGAGTAGTGCCTGCGGCGACTGCCGAATTTTGAATTCTCAATTTTGAATTTTGAATTGCCCCCCAACCACCTCTGTAACTGGGAGGTTGGGCGGGAATTCAAAATTCATAATTCACAATTCAAATTTGAGTGGGTGGGCGGATGGTAGAATGACTGCGCTGCCGGTTCAGCTTCACCCGGTGGCTGACCGTCGAAATTTCTGACGGTTCTCCCAGGGAGGAAAACATGGCACGGACCAAGGTCGTCATCATGGGGGCGGCTGGGCGCGATTTTCACAATTTCAACTGCCTGTTCCGCGATAACGAGAATTACGAAGTTGTGGCCTTTACTGCCACGCAGATTCCGGACATAGAGGACCGGACCTATCCTGCAGAGATTGCGGGCTCGCTGTATCCCGACGGTATTCCGATCCATCCCGAGTCAGACCTCGAAGAGATCATTGCCGAGCACGAAGTCGACGAGGTCTGGTTCAGCTACTCCGACGTGCCCCACGAATACGTCATGCACAAGGGATCGCAGGTGATCGGTTGGGGACCGCATTTCGGCCTGTGCTCCGCGACCAAAACGATGGTGGCGTCCTCCAAACCGATCATCGCCATTACCGCCGTGCGAACCGGCGTCGGCAAATCGCAGACCACACGCTATGTGTCCCGCATCCTCAAGGAAATGGGAAAGAGGGTTGTCGCGATCCGCCACCCGATGCCTTACGGCGACCTCGCCAAGCAGGCCTGCCAAAGGTTCGAGACCTACGACGATCTCGATCGTCACCGTTGCACGATCGAAGAGCGCGAGGAGTACGAGCCCCACATCGATAACGGCTTCGTGGTCTACGCCGGAGTCGACTACGAAAAGATCCTCCGCGAGGCCGAAAAGGAAGCGGATGTGATTCTCTGGGATGGCGGCAACAATGACACGCCGTTCTACCGCCCGGATCTTCATATCACCCTGGTCGATCCGCATCGCGCGGGTCACGAGCTTTCGTATTATCCTGGAGAGACGAACCTCCGGATGTCAGATCTTCTGATCGTCAACAAGGTCAACACAGCCGATCCTGACAAGGTCGAGCAGGTCCTGGCAACCTGCCGCGAGGCCAACCCGCGTGCGCGGGTCATCCAGTGCCGATCGGTGATCACGGCCGATCAGCCC
Above is a window of Acidobacteriota bacterium DNA encoding:
- a CDS encoding VWA domain-containing protein: MGRKVHRLICCVLVMAAVVAGVAAQDAGEPMATFFAPLEVPLVSVDVYVSDRDGRPVPGLTIEDFELVEDGDSVMISHFYAAPGVASPDQDSGEVVDSGLTPSPSQDLYLVIFFDDTNLGRGRRQAAVEHLRTFLAGDLPQDLKVMLVRYDGRIHVDRGFTEETDEVITALEAIKDAASLSREIDEKMLIREIETSVTGASVAGRTSPHDLERAGRSSYQAINSYVDQTVHRSRTSIENQKRLIRSLSGLNGRKALLLVSDGVEARPGEGLYRRWAQIFGDISIFRIDAQRAFLQASRNDVSNEFDELAQFANGHRVSIYTLAGVGAGLARSMSAETRLMDVDGVGVDQAMSAEVLMSNMSGTTGGRALVNSPALAGQLADVSVELSSYYSLAFEPNHASDNAYHRLEVKVKRDGVRVRNREGYLDIPQTERLIDATLAAAVHGVADNPLGIAASSGQVMVREDGSYLVPIIVTVPIGGLVLVPSEEEHRGQISILFTVRDDRGDLSPPQRREYPVPVGNDDLASALSQTAGFTFRLAVRPGRQRIAVGVRDEIAQTESVTMIEVDVKERVHAES
- the guaA gene encoding glutamine-hydrolyzing GMP synthase; the encoded protein is MQHEIILILDFGSQYTQLIARRLRELGVKTVVERGDLGEKEIRDFRPVAIVLSGGPASVFEEGSLQANPVVFNLDVPVLGICYGLHLMARHLGGDVRSSAQREYGLAELDLVKEGPVFAGTPSRQPVWMSHGDLVERVPEGFEILARTTTTKVAAMYERSRRFVGLQFHPEVRHTPHGTTMLENFIALSGAVRDWNPAAIRHELVAALEEEITEGKVICGVSGGVDSSVTAVLLREAIGDRVVPIFVDTGLLRKNEGDAVERSFAEFGLELDRVDASDQFFTALSGVEDPEEKRRIIGREFVAVFEAEARRFADASYLAQGTLYPDVIESSGVRGTAAVIKTHHNVGGLPERLGLDLVEPLRDLFKDEVRRVGEELGLPHEFVWRHPFPGPGLAVRILGAVDPDRVRTLQEADAIVIQEVRAARLYDEISQALCVLLPVRSVGVMGDSRTYENVLAIRAVTTTDFMTADWYRFPPDVLDRIARRVVNEVAGINRVVYDVTSKPPGTIEWE
- a CDS encoding VWA domain-containing protein, yielding MMRGQVLRAGTILLVVLCATVGAWAEDIWVSIVEPSDGDFVIGDVEFVVEVVARAEIFEVEFQLDGRPIGTLTQEPFRMKVDLGEKNTAHRFSVVARDVEGNEATHQVSTQPLAIAADYEVELQQLYVSVTREGERVLDLGREHFFVSDEGDAQELVTFARGDIPFTAVLLIDASASMYGEKIESATTGAASFVYGMKELDQAQVIVFSDQLLSITPITDSKAVLTAGLSDTEARGGTALLDHLFVALKLLEQRQGRRVLILLSDGIDTHSVLPLDHFSAIARRSNALIYWMRIVRENDQSTPGGEVRLSSAWKNPEQYRAQYDALTDAVVQSGGRIFGVTSPTEIRPVFMRILDELREQYVLGYYPNDTQNDGRWHRVRVRVDARGVEVRAPRGYVDH
- a CDS encoding cyclic 2,3-diphosphoglycerate synthase translates to MARTKVVIMGAAGRDFHNFNCLFRDNENYEVVAFTATQIPDIEDRTYPAEIAGSLYPDGIPIHPESDLEEIIAEHEVDEVWFSYSDVPHEYVMHKGSQVIGWGPHFGLCSATKTMVASSKPIIAITAVRTGVGKSQTTRYVSRILKEMGKRVVAIRHPMPYGDLAKQACQRFETYDDLDRHRCTIEEREEYEPHIDNGFVVYAGVDYEKILREAEKEADVILWDGGNNDTPFYRPDLHITLVDPHRAGHELSYYPGETNLRMSDLLIVNKVNTADPDKVEQVLATCREANPRARVIQCRSVITADQPELIAGKRALVVEDGPTLTHGGMEYGAGWFAAKQAGAAEIVDARPYAVGTIKETYDTYPNAARILPAMGYGDEQVKDLEDTINAADADVVVEGTPIDLDRIITVNKPIANVRYELEEVEPGVIEEMVAAAIETS
- a CDS encoding NADH-quinone oxidoreductase subunit A; the encoded protein is MADQFMPVLITLAVAGGFAAVLLGAAALLGQRTRQRSAAKTEVYESGVPLIDRAHKRISVKFYLVALVFVVL